DNA from Halobaculum sp. XH14:
AGAGGACCGCGTCGAAGTCGGCCTGCACGTCCTCGCCGATGTCCTCGGCGAGCGTCGAGCGGACGTGGTCGAGCGGCGGTGTCCGGAGGTTGAACGGCTCCGCCTCGGCCCACTGGTCGTGGAACGTCTCGTAGGCGTCCGCGATGAACGAGTCGTCGTCGGCCGAGAGCGCGGCGACGTGTTCGCCCGCGCGGACCAGCGCGTACAGCGAGTCCTCGCCGACCAGCAGCGTGTTGTCGGCGCCGTCCTCGAGGTTTCGGAGCGTCATGTCGCCGGCCTCGACCAGGTCGGCGGCCGCGGAGGCGACGATGAAGTCGTCCATCACGTCCTTCAGCAGCCGCTCGTCTGCCACGACGTCGAGCGCCGGCAGCTCACCGTCGTACTCCGAGCCGAGCTCCACGAGCGACGTGATCACTTCGGCCGACGGGTCGACGACCACCAGGTCGCCGTCGGTTCGTTCCAGCACCGCCCTGAGGATATCATCGGTCCCGTCTTCGAGTAAATTCGAGTCCATGCGTATACCTACAGAAGGATACGAGAGATATTTAATACTAACGGGGTTTCCCGGGAATCAAGCGCTCTCTCGACTGTTTCTAGGTAAATTCGCCATGATTTCATTTGGCACAAATTACTTGGTCGAGTCCGTGGTATCGGGTGGCATGGGTGGAACTGATTCGGATCGGAGCGCGCTCGGGAGCCGTGCGGTCGGCATCGTCGTCTCACATCCCCGGCTCGTGACGGCGCTGCTGGTGAGCCTCCTGCTGCTCGCCTCGGCCGACACGGCAGCCGCGTGGGACTCGTTCGTGACGACCCACGGCGAGGGGATCACGAACACCGGCCCCTAGTCGAGCAGCCGCTCCTCGATCTCTTCGCGCCAGCGGAGGTCACCGTCGTGGACGATCGGGTTCTCGGAGTAGGAGAGGAAC
Protein-coding regions in this window:
- the tbsP gene encoding transcriptional regulator TbsP, translating into MDSNLLEDGTDDILRAVLERTDGDLVVVDPSAEVITSLVELGSEYDGELPALDVVADERLLKDVMDDFIVASAAADLVEAGDMTLRNLEDGADNTLLVGEDSLYALVRAGEHVAALSADDDSFIADAYETFHDQWAEAEPFNLRTPPLDHVRSTLAEDIGEDVQADFDAVLSSLETARGDGDGLDEVTISLLVAAKNDVLLYDISKWGEDVGIASKATFSRTKTRLEDMGLIDTEKVPIDVGRPRLRLKLGDEKLRGADAASLAGVAHSMLN